The sequence ATTGCGTCTTTGAAAATCGCCTCGAGGGAAGCGTCCAGATCGGAAGAGTTTCAGGTAACCAAAGCCTCCAAAAAGCCCTTTTCGGAATGCTGGCCCACAAAATCGGCCAGCCGGTTGAACACATCGCCGGCGGTGGGCTGAACCCCGAACAGCCGCTGCAGCACCTCTGGGTTCTCGAAGAGACCGTGCAGGTAGAGCCCCAGCACGCTGCCTTCCTGGGCCAAAAGCCGCTCGCTCTGGCCGTGGTGTATCTCGTAACCGTCTATTTTCAGACCCTCGAGGGCCTGCCAAAAACCCCTCAGGCCGCACAGCTCCAGGCTGCTGGGCCGCTGCACCTTTTGGGGAGTAAAGGTGGTGCACAAAGATAAAGCGCCCAAACCCCGGTGTAACCCTGCCGTCTCAATGCCCAGTGGGTCGTGAATGGCCTGGCCCAGCATCTGTAGCCCACCACAGATACCCAGCAGCGGCTTTCCCTGTTCAATATGCCTTCGGATAAGAGCTTCGAACCCCTCCCGACGCAGCCACTCGAGGTCGCTTACGGTGTGCTTGGAGCCGGGCAGAACGATCAGGTCAGCCCCGACAAGGTCTTGGGGTCTGCGCGCCCAGGAGAGCTCGACGTTGGGGAGGTGTTTGAGCGGCTCAAACTCATCGAGGTTGGAGATGCGCGGGTAAACCACAACGACCACACGAAAACCCCGACCCACCCTCCGGGCGTCGAATACGCCGTCCTCCTCCGGGAGGCCGTGGCCGTGCCACATGGGCAGAACCGCCACCGTGGGCACGCCGGTCAGGGCTTGCAGTTGTTCGGGGCCGGGGGCTAGGAGGCGGGCATCGCCGCGAAACTTGTTGAGCACGAATCCCCTGATCAAAGCCCGCTCGGCCTCCTCGAGCAGCAAGTAGGTGCCGTAGAGGTGCGCGAAGGCCCCGCCCCGGTCAATGTCGGTGATGAGCAAGACCCTGGCCTCGGCCTCGAGGGCCACCCGCATGTTCACAATGTCGCTGGCCCTGAGGTTGATCTCGGCGGGGCTGCCGGCCCCCTCCATCACCAGCAGGTCGTACTCGTACAGAAGCTCGTACAGGGTCTGCTTAACCACCGGCCAGAGC comes from Meiothermus sp. CFH 77666 and encodes:
- a CDS encoding cobyric acid synthase; translation: MGRGKAIMVQGTSSGAGKSFLATALCRYYARQGLKVAPFKAQNMSNNARVVVGGEIGSAQYFQALAAGVTPEVRMNPVLLKPEADQKSQVILLGQPHPELSGLPWRERKARLWPVVKQTLYELLYEYDLLVMEGAGSPAEINLRASDIVNMRVALEAEARVLLITDIDRGGAFAHLYGTYLLLEEAERALIRGFVLNKFRGDARLLAPGPEQLQALTGVPTVAVLPMWHGHGLPEEDGVFDARRVGRGFRVVVVVYPRISNLDEFEPLKHLPNVELSWARRPQDLVGADLIVLPGSKHTVSDLEWLRREGFEALIRRHIEQGKPLLGICGGLQMLGQAIHDPLGIETAGLHRGLGALSLCTTFTPQKVQRPSSLELCGLRGFWQALEGLKIDGYEIHHGQSERLLAQEGSVLGLYLHGLFENPEVLQRLFGVQPTAGDVFNRLADFVGQHSEKGFLEALVT